From Streptomyces sp. NBC_00683, one genomic window encodes:
- a CDS encoding Lrp/AsnC family transcriptional regulator — translation MEELDRQIVELLVKDGRMSYTDLGKATGLSTSAVHQRVRRLEQRGVIRGYAAVVDPEAVGLPLTAFISVKPFDPSAPDDIAERLAGVPELEACHSVAGDENYILKVRVATPLELEHLLTRIRSLAGVSTRTTVALSTPYEARPPRI, via the coding sequence ATGGAGGAGCTGGACCGTCAGATCGTGGAGTTGCTCGTCAAGGACGGGCGGATGAGCTACACCGACCTGGGCAAGGCCACGGGCCTGTCCACCTCGGCCGTTCATCAGCGTGTCCGCAGGCTGGAGCAGCGCGGGGTGATCCGTGGCTATGCCGCGGTCGTCGACCCCGAAGCCGTCGGCCTGCCCCTCACCGCGTTCATCTCGGTGAAGCCGTTCGATCCGAGCGCGCCCGACGACATCGCCGAACGTCTCGCCGGTGTCCCGGAGCTCGAGGCCTGCCACAGCGTCGCGGGCGACGAGAACTACATCCTCAAGGTGCGGGTCGCCACCCCCCTGGAGCTGGAGCACCTGCTGACCCGGATCCGCTCGCTGGCCGGAGTCTCCACCCGTACGACCGTCGCCCTCTCCACGCCGTACGAGGCCCGCCCTCCGCGTATCTGA